The genomic window ggctgtggagCACCCGAGCGTCCCGGAGGACCCGGAGTACGTTCGGGTGAGGACCTACGAGTCCCAGATGGTTATCCGTCCGCACAAAACCTTTGACGAGGTACGTCTCACGTCTCAGGGGGCTGGGAGGCGCGGGTGCGAGGCTGCTTGTCGTGATCTAAGGGGTAGGGGCTGGAAGTGCTGGCTCGGGAGCTCGAGGCCCTTCCTAGAGGAGTTGGGTGCCCCTGGGGAGCCAAACGCGTCGCTCCAGAGACCCGGATGCCTTTTAAAAAAGCCTCGAGCCTCTCAAGTCTTGTTTGTAGTGCTCGGTGTCCTCACAACAAGTGTCGCTGGGTCTCTGCAGGCCGCCTAGAGCCTGAAGGGGCTGCACGGGGTCAGTGCAGGTGCCTGACTCCTTCCTTCTCCACAAAACCTTCTCCAAAAACTCCCCGCGTGCTCTCCCGGGGTCCGTCCTGCCCTGCACCACCGCGGTGCTTCCCTCTTTAATGCTTCCTCCGATGCCTGAGAGCCAGTGGCGCTCGCTGAGGGGGCCGTGGGTGGCCTGCCGGGCCGGGCTCACGGAGCcgcctccttttccttttccagaacGGTTTCGACTACTTGCTGACGTACAGCGACAACCCGCAGACGGTGTTCCCGCGGTACTGCGTCAGCTGGATGGTCTCGAGCGGTGAGTTGCTGCCTGCGGCCTTGGGGAGCGCCGACATGGCCCTTGGCGGGACGTCCCGCCGCCTCCTCGCTCTGGCTGCCCGTGGGcgctcccccccttccccttcctgagcccccccagggcagggaaGATGTAAAATAGCTTAAAAACGGAGCCTGCCTTGGtctggggggcctgggggctggTCCCGTCTCACGGGTAGGGAGCTCTGCCTGGCTCACGGGCTGCGAGGAGGAGAGAGTCCAGGcagaacagaaacacagcaggatcctttttatttctatttatttctatatatatatattttttttatactaaAATGAGTTGGGTTTTCCGTACTTCAGAGCAGCATTGGCCTTGGAGCAGCTCTGGGCTGTCGTTCTTCCCTGTTATGTCAGCAAACGGGGCAGAAaacttttgtcttttgttgAGCGCAGCACCTCTTGAGACTCCCACAACGGGGCCAGCTtcaaggggagggggagaaggacGCTTGTAGGGTCCCTGggggctccagctgctcctcgcTGGTGGCGCCtcgaggagggggggggaataaaaccaaaacccGCTTCTTGCGaaagcttgtcttttttttttcttttttcctcttcccatcACGTGCTTTGCAGTAGACGGTGGAGTCCGATGCCGTCCGCTCACCGCACGCAGCACCCCgacctcctgccctgccccccccagccctcctttTACCCCATGGCCTGGTTTTGCCTGGTTTGAGCCGCTCAGtggccccccggggggctgggggcagcacccTCAGGCCCCCGTAACCCCACCAGGGCAGCGCTCGTGCTTCTCAGCTCTTGCTGTGAGCGCCgggtgtgctgcagcagggctttAACCGCAGggagctgtggggtggggggggagggaagctTTTAGGAAGCCCCtggtggggctgagggggggggggttgagccCCGCAGCacctcagctcccagccaggcTCGCTCCAGAGCCACCTGCGGCAGTGCTGGGGCGcgagggctctgcccagggctgccaggAGCTTGGCCCTGACCTCCTGCACGCCCTGTGCCCTTCCTGCAGAGACCTCCGTGAGTCGGAGGagagatttgttttcatttaaaaataaaaaaaaaaaataaaatacacccccccccccaaagtacCCCGTACTTGTTCTCCACCACTCCGGAGCCTGTTTCAGCCGGGCTGCCAGGGCCGTTTCACCGCCAGGCACATCTGCGGGGGAGCCTCGCTGCCTTGCGGTTGCGCTGagctcggggccgggggcaggaaacgcgagaggaaaaaaagagagaacccaaaccaaaaaaacgCCTCCGTGGGGCCGCTCGGAGTCGAGCCGGGTGTCAGCCCCGGCGGCTGCTGGCGACGGGGAGAAAGATAGAGAGAGgagagcggggagggggcgggaggGTGGCTCCCtgcggggccgagccccgctCACCGCTGCCGTCTCCCCGCAGGTATGCCCGActtcctggagaagctgcaCACGGCGGCACTGAAGGCCAAGAAGATGGAGATCGAGGTGCGGGACTATATGGCTGCCAAGCCCCTCGAGAGCGGCGGCGAGGGCAAGGCCGGCGTGCCCGCGGCCGAGCACAAGAGCgagggcagctgcagccctgcccagctGGAGTACGCCTAGGGCGGCCGCGGGCGCCTCGCCTCCCATTTTTGCCCCCTCCCCGCGAGCTCGGCGCCCCCTCTGCGGGCAGCCTGAGGCCGGGGAAGGGGGTgctggcccccccccggcgtcCCTCCGTGGCCACACCGCTGCAGTGTCGTGTCGTGTAACCGCCCCCCCCCGTACCCGTCGGTACCCCCACCCCGCAAAGGGAGCAACGCCGTTATTTGGGGCCGGCAGCGgcgccccgtcccgcccccGTCCCTCCTCATCTCTGCACTCCGGCGCCCAGAAATCTGGGGGTCTCGCCGGACATCgcggccccgcgctgccggACTTCACCTAACGCCCGATTTGGGGCCCCCGAGGGATCAGCACCGCCTCACCGCCGGTTCATTTCCACCAAAAGACCTCTCGCTGCGGGCGTCCTGGACTGGGGAAACTGGGCAAACTGGGGAAACGACTCCGCGAGCTGGtttttagctgctgctgctttgtaggggagggcagagctcaGGGGGAACCTTTCTGCCAGCGCCAACCGGGgcgccgcagccccgctccccagcatCCCCGCGGcatgggggggaccccaaaaccgtGGCGACCCCCCCGTGGTGTCACCGGGGTTATCTGGctggggggcgcggcgggggggcgctgggggcggggggctctgTAGGATGGCAGAAAATCACAAATAAACGGTCTGTGGTGgcagcagccccgctgctgggTGGTGGCGAGCGCCTGGTGGGGCTGTGAGTCTGCACAAACGGCCCCCAAAATATTGGGGTGCGACCCCCCCCAGCCGGGGGGGACAGCTCCGGGCTGCCAAAACCCCTAGAAAGGGAGCTCAGGGGCTGGTGCCATTTGTAGAAGCAGAACAGACCCCAATTAGCCCCCGATGTTAACGAACCCCTGCGGGGTCTGGCTGGGACCCCCCGTGCACCCCCCAGAACAGCTATGGGGTTTGTGTTATCCCCTTGGTACCTACAGCATCCCACACCTGCTGCCGTTCTGGCACCACGCGCCCCTCCCCGTGCAGCTCTAATTATTAATTAGCCATTAATTAGCCTCCAGGCGTGGGCCCAGCTGCCCCATATAAAGGTTTCTGGGGGGCATTTccttggggtttggggtttgttgGGGCCATGGCTGGGCTTTGGTTGGGCCTTGGTGGCCTCCTTGGGCTGCTGGCGGGTGAGGGGGGGCTCCCCTCCCCActgagggttttggggtgggggtgggggggatttgCCCCCCATTTGGGGGAatatttgggatttgggggagcaTTTGGGGGTTCATGGGCACTGCTGTGGTTTTTGGGGCACTGCCGTGGCTGAAGCACGCTCAGCATTGAGTGCGTTGCCACAAACCCAcctgggggaggtgggggggggttgtaGGGCTGTGGACCCCCCCCCTGTGAGGGGCTcgtgtccccctccccaccccactgcTGTGTCGCAGGGGTTGCGGGGCAGCGGGAGGCCCCAGACCCCACCGAGACCCCGCAGGGTGACGCCATCCTCAGCATCAAcagaggtgaggggggggcagcacgggggggtGACCCTGAGCCCATTTTGGGGCTCATTCAGTGGGAcggggggggctgagcccccaccctcaccccctgtgcccccccccagcgctcACCCCGCTCCAGGCACCCGGTCCCGGCACCCTGCTGGAAGGGGACATCGTGCGGGCGGTGAGTGcgggggggatttttttggggggtgggggcactgggggggggtctcagtgGTGTGGGGGTGCTGATGGCTGCGTCcggcccccccaggacccctcccgAGCTTTTGCAGCCGCAAACCCCAAATGGCCGAAGAGGCGAGGGCTGGTCTGGATCCCCTACATGCTGTCGGAGCGCTTCGGTAGGCGATGCCCGGGCAGcgtgggggcctgggggggctcagagctgccctgggggggctcagagctgcccggggggggctcagagccgtgcccctccccccccagacccaagCAGCACCCGGGTGCTGGAGGAGGCGCTGGGCGACTTGGCGAGGCTCACCTGTGTCCGCTTCgtgccccgcgcccaccagcgGGACTTCGTCGTCATCGCCCCCATGGGCGGGTGagtggggcggggggcagcgagCCCCCGTGGGGGGGTGGGAAACAGGGTGGGAGCACCCACGGGTGACGTGGCGGCACCCACGGGTGACGGGAGACGCGTGCCTGTGGCATGGCCCATGGGCACAGCACAGGACCCCCCGGGCTGCCGTGCATCTGTCAATACCttatttttgtcctgttttgttgggtttttgttgtgttttttttaccaccccccccccccccaaccccaggtGCTTTTCCAGCGTGGGCCGTGCCGGGGGGCCGCAGCTCCTCTCCTTGGCCCCCCCGTGCCTGCAGGGGGGCAAGGGGGTGGCCCTGCACGAGCTGCTGCACGCGGTGGGCTTCGGGCACGAGCACAGCCGGCCCGACCGCGACGCCTTCATCAGCATCGCCTGGAGCCACGTCCTGCCCGGTgagccccccgtcccccccacccttgggtgctggggggggtgtcACTGCCAGCCCGCCCCCTCTGATCCCCCCCCCTTTACAGGCTTTGAGGGCAACTTCGTGAAGTCCCGCTCGGCCAACACGCTGGTGGGCTACGACTACTCCTCCGTGCTGCACTATGGCCGGTGAGCCCCggcccctcctcctgccccccccgtTATATTTTTTGGGGtgatttcattgctttttgGCTCTTTCCCCCCCGCTCCAGCTACGCCTTCAGCCGCGGGGCCGAGCCCACCATCACGCCCCTGCAGGACCCCCgggcggtgctggggcagcggcgggggctCAGCGCCTCCGACGTGGCGCGGGTCAACCGGCTCTACGGCTGTCCCCAAGgtgggtggcaccgggggggggcagggggtggcagcaccccagggtgccccatGACGATGGTGCATGACGCGTGTCCTCCATCCAGGGCCCCTGACCAGCGGCACACCGCTCTCCGTGGGGACGAGGACCGAAGCCACCGGGGGGGTGACAGCGCCCACAGCAGAGGTGACAGCACCGGCGCGGTGCGCGGGGACCGGTGCCACCACCGCGTCCCCATGAGACCCTTGGGTGCCAGGGGTTGGCACCGCCAATAAACGCGGGGTGTTTGTCACTGCCGTCACCTCGGTGACTCCTCAAGGAcctgaggacccccccccatggccaCGTGTCCCcgtagggctgggggggggacacagggggacagGAGGCGGGGGTGTGACACACGTTTATTGCACGGCGCCGTCTCCTCGAGACGACGTGTCcgacagcagcaggcagcgggcGCACAGCTGGGGGGCAAGGCAGccaagctgggggggggagggccaggccccccccaacccccccatgtCCTCCCCTGGGACACGGGGGGGGTCTCCCTGAGTTTGAGTCCTCGATcctgggtggggggcaccccctTGTTTCCGGCGGTGCCCCGAGGACCCTCGTACCGCGGTGTGGGGGCATTCCCAAGGTTGGGGGGGGCATTCCCAAAGTTGGGAGGGGTTTCCCCCAAACCCTAAATTGGGGGGGCGGTCTtcaaaaaaggaaggggggggtccccgacCCCGTCACAGCAGGTTCTTGTTGCGCTTGGGGATGACCTTACGCACGGTGCGGCGCTCGGAGATGTTGCGTTTGACCCGGACGCCGGCCGGGGGGGCGCTTTCAGGGGCCAGCGAGGGGCTGGAGTGAGCCTTGGTGAGGttggggggctccgggggggccgCCACGGCCCCCGCCTGCGCTTCCCAGCCCTCCAGGTCCTGGGCGCCGGAGTTGATCCACGTCTCCAGCACCTGCACGTAGGTCTCGTAGCGGCGCCTCTGCGCCGCGAGAAATAAAATGTGGGTGGGGGTGAGCCCTGTgtgccccccgtccccatgtccccccccgtccccgtcccgtgccccccaccccacctcgTACAGCAGGTACTCCTTCTTCACCCGGTACTCGTCCAGGTCGCGGGCTCGGCCCCGCTTCTCGGGGAGGTTGCGCTGGTGCTCGAAGAGCTCCTGGGCCACGCGCTCCATCCACGCCTCGTGGGCTcggtgctgctcctcctgcgGGGACCGAGGTGGGGGGTAACGaggcgggggggtccccggtttttattttttgggggtccccagccGGTCCCCGCGGCTcaccggggggctgcggctgggcGCGGCGGGCAGGATGGGCCGGGCGAAGCGGCGCTGGGAGCCCACGGCGGCGGGGAAAGGGGGCGAGGAGAAGAGGGCGGCCACCAGGTTGATGCGGGAGATCCACGAGGACATCTCCTCCtcgctcctgggggggggcaggggacaaaaaggaggggggaggggggtcagcgctgccaccaccccctccccagcattGTCCCCGCGCTGTCCCCACGCTCACGGGGCCTGGAAGAGGAGGACGCGCTGGTCGGCCGTCTGCAGGCGGAAGACGTGGGGGCGCTTGGTGTACTTGCTGGCGCGCTCGGCCAAGGCGTGGTGGACCCCCAGGGGCTCCTCGGCCTCCgccgggggggtgccgggggggtcgGGCCCCCGGCGGGGGGTCCCCGCTTTGAGGAAGTAGAGCAGCGTCCCCTTCAGCACCGTGTGGAAGGGCTTCCAGCCCCGCCGGCCCCAGGGTGCTGTgaagggagcggggggggggggaggtgaggTTTAGGGTcccctgggggggtctggggggggggggcaccccctgAGAGACCTGAAATTTGCGGGgttgctgcctctgcagctgccagcGATTCCCATAATTGTCCTTCTGGTCCCCAAATCTGCTCCTCTGGGCCCAAAATGGACCCCAAAGCTGCCTCTCTGGTACCCAAAATACCCTAAAtttgccccctccccccagacTTCAGAATACCCCAAATCTGGTCCCCTTGGACCCCAAATGTGCCCCTTGGCAACAAAACATCCAAAATCTTTCCCCCTGGATCCCGGCAGAGCCCAAATCTGCCTCTCTGACTCCCTAAATCTGCTTCCGAAGACCCCAAATCTGGACACCTTGGATGCCATATCAGCTCCCCAgacccaaaaccaccccaaatctGCTACCAGACCCCAAAGCACACCAAATCTGGTCCCCTCAggccccaaaacaccccaaatctGGTCCCCTAGATCCTAAACCTGGACCTCAATACACCCCAAATCTGttccccaaacccctcccaAACACCCCAAATCTGCTCCCCGGAACCTCCAAACACCCCAAATCTGAGCCCCTTAAACCCCAAGCAGATGTCCAGATCCTAAAACATCCCAAATCTGTTCCCCTCGGACCCTAAATGTGGACCTCAGACCACTCCAAATCTGCTCCCCAggccccaaaacaccccaactCTGGTTCCTTGGACCCCAAAACTGGTCCCTTTAAGCCCCAAACAGCTgcccaaaccccaaaacacccGAAATCTGGTCCCTTAGACCCCCAGACCGGCTGCccagaccccaaaatgccccaacTCTGTTCCCTTGGACCCccctccctgcaccccaaaCACCCCGAACCtgctcccccagaccccaaatccccctgccggcccccccggcaccccaaatCCGCCCCCCGCTCTCACCCTTCTTGCCGTCGGCCTCGGCCAGCACCTTGCGCGCCAGCCAGCCCCGGCGGTACGTGGTGGCGCCGTCCTGGCGCGGCAGCTCCACGAAGGGGGTGCTGCTTTtccgggggggcgcggggccccccccgggctcttcctcctcctcctcttcatccctGGGGCCAGATCAGTGTCACCGGGCGTCCCCCCACCCCGAACCCCCCCGAAATTAGGGTCCCCGCATCCCGGCCCCTACTCACGCCGCCCATTCCAGCTTCTCGGTGCGGATGGAGTTGTACAGCgcctggggggaggggggggcagcagattttggggtgtgggggcgctgtggggtgcccccccctcacccttggtgtccccccccggccccgttaCCTTCAGCATCTCCTTGGGGAAGTCCTGCCCGTCCATCATCCCGCTCAGGTTGGCCACAAACTCGCCGCTGGTCATGGCACGGCCGAGGCGCTGCGGAGGTGGGGTcaaggtggggggggtgggtgcgtgcccccccccccccccagcacccccaaatgTCTCGGGGTGTCACCACACATCCGTCCCCCCCTCAGTTCCGCTCACCGGCCCGTGCAGGTCCGTGTTCAGCAGCATGATGGCACACGTCAGCGAGTGCAcggcgtctgggggggggggcacaggggggttaaaaaaaaaaaagggggtgtcccccccccccaaaaaaaaggcacGGGGACGTGGTGACCGTCACCGTCCAGCCGCAATATTTGGGGTGCCTGGATGGGATGGGTGCCGAGGGGGGGAACTGaggcacggggagcaggggtGACACAAAGGGGTCTTGGGGggagttttttgggggggggtctgtggggtagGGGGGCGGTCAGTCTCATGGGGTGGGGGCGtctcagggtgggggggggtctcaccgGGCGAGGGGAAGGCGCCGGGGTTGCAGCGATGGAAGCGCCGCGAGAAGTGGCCCAAGATGCGCTCGCGCTCCTGCGTCTCGCCCGTCAGCACCAGTGCCTGCAGgaaggtcctgggggggggggggttggggggggtgcTCACAGGGACGCCCCCCAAATTGGGAcacctcccccttccccagattCCACGGCACCGCACCCCCGACAGACCCCAAATTTGGGGTCCGGGACCCCAAAGGTGCTCCCTGGGTCCCCAGCAGTCCCCAGATTTTGGCCCCACTCCTGTAGATggacgggaccccccccccccagatctgCCTTCACTgaccccaaaacgccccaaatttgtccccccctgcccccaaaccccctacGTCTGCAACCCTTGGACCTCAAGTCTGCCCCCCGGGCTCTATCGGCCCCCAGATCTGCCCCCCTGGACCCCCAAATATCCCAAATCTGCCTCCGATGAGCGCAGGAGACCCCAAAGCTGACCCCTGGACCCCACAACACAAGaagctgcgccccccccccccccccccaaacctcaaAAGAGCCCAAATCTCCTTCCCATGGACCCCAAATCTGCTCCCCaggcccccaaccccccaaatccagcccTCTACACCCCAAATGtgccccccccagatccccaacccccccctcccccaaccccatcaccccccccacacttgctccccatccccaaactccctccccctgctgccccccccagcccccacccaTCACCagggggtcccatgggggtctcccccccacccccacccctcgtgccccccccccgaccccaaatttACCGGAGCGCCCGGTCCAGCGGCTGCCCCCCGAACTGGAAGAGCTCCAGGTACTCCTGTGCCACCAGGCTGCTGAACTcattgctggggggggggggcacggtgtgaggccgggggggggggggatctgaccccaggaccccccccgggaccccccccggccccgtcccgtACTTTTTGCGGAGGAACGAGGCCACCTGGGACTTCTTGAAGCCGTCGAGGTGGAAGAGGCGGGCGGCCAGGCGCTGCGcgtccccgcggccccccggcccccccggctggcacctgggggggggacatgggggggtcagggggggagggggggtcgggggggggacatggggggggcagggagggcggGTGgaggggcaatggggggggtcggggggggtcgggtggagctgggggggttggggaggggctgggggtttgggggggtcagggggaggaggggaggtggggggggacagATGGACGGACaggtggggggctggggacgtgggggggggctgggggggacagaCAGCTGGACgcttggggtctgggggcatggataggggtctggggggacagacagacggacaggtgggggtctgggggcatgggtgggggggtctggggggacagacggacagacagacgggTCTACGGGGGtggatggggaatgggggggctGGACGGGGGGCTTAGGGGCACAgctgggggtctcgggggggtcAGGCAGGGGTCTGGGGTCTGTAGGGACAGacggggaggttgggggggggacagacagacagacggggGAGGGGTCCGCGGGGACGGGGGTCCCAAGGAACTCGGGGCGCTGGGGTCCctcacccatgggtgctggcgGGGGGGTCCGGCGGGGGCTCCTGGCCGCTCTCGGGGGGCAGCTCCTCCGTGTCGGGGcgcggggaggcgggggggggcgcggggccctGAGCCACGCCCCCCCCACGGGCACAGTGGCCCCCCGGCATGGGGGgggccccccgcagccccccggcacccgcTGGCCCCGGGGGTCCCCGTGGCGGCCGGGCAGAGGTtggggaggggattgggggggtccaggggctgggggggggctcctgctgccccccccggggcaaaACTGGGGGGGTCGAGGGGAGGTtaagggggaagggggggggctgGCGTCCCCCTCGctggggatattgggggggggaatctgggggggctggtggggggagatggtgccccccaccctggggaggatatggggaggttttggggctgggggggggcagatccaggggagctggggggctgggagggggcaggtctgggggtgctggggggctgggggggggcaagtCTGGGGGTGCcacggggttgggggggggcagatccaagggggctggggggctgggggggggctggtccgggggtgctggggggctgggggggggcaagtctgggggtgctgggggggcaggcagatccaggggtgctggggggcttttggggggcaggtctgggggtgctggggggctgggtTGGGGCAGATCCAGGGGGCGTAagaggctgggggggtcccagtccCCCCCCGCTGGTGCCAAATCTGGGGGGCACTTAGGGCTGGGTGGGGCCGGGTTCCCCCCTCctggggattctgggggggggtcctggtgccCCCCCACTGGGGTCAGCTCCGGGGGGCTGGAAAACGCCAGGCCTGGGGTGGGAGAAGACAAAAGGGGGGGATGtattgggggggtgggggggtcccatcagcatcgccccccccccacactgcatggtgccccccccccccccaagcaccccccccccaaaaaggggccAGGGGTCCCCACACTCACCCTGCTCcatggggctggtgctgcccccccccgcggccacCGCAACCTGCAGAGGACAGAGCTGGGTGGGcacagggactgggggggggggggggggggggggttgaagttttggggtgcccccccaacACCCGCACCCCCCCCTTACCTCCTGCGTGCCCCCCATGGTGGGGGCGCCCGCGATGTCCAGCTCCGTGATGCGCAGGGGGGGCAGGTGCGGCCTGTAGAGGGGCGCCCGGCTGCAGAAGAGGGGGTTGGTGTGGAAGAggggctcctcctcctccaggtcctcctcctcctcctcttcatcctcatcgttgtcctgctcctcctcctcctcctcctcctcctcctcctcctcctcttcctcctcctcgctccgtttggggtctgggggacTGGGTAAGATGGTGGCGTTGGTGGGCACGGCATCCTGGGGGATGGTGTCATCCACGGGGGTGGGCTTGGGTGAGGTGGTCTCATCCATGGGCTTGGGCGAGAAGGTCCCATCCATGGGTGAGATGGTGCCATCCACGGGCGTGGGTTTGGGCAAGAAGGTCCCATCCGTAGACTTGGGTGAGATGCTTCCATCCACGGGCGTGGATTCAGGCAAGATTCTCCCATCCATGGCCATGGACTTGGTTGAGATGGTCCCATCTGCTGGGACATGTGCCCACAAGATGGTGCCACCCACGGGCTCGGACTTGGTTGAGATGGTCCCCTCTGTGGGCACTGACTTGGTCGAGATGGTCCCATCTGTTGGAACATGCTCCCAGGACATGGTCCCGTCTGTGGGCATTGACTTGGTCAAGATGGTCCCATCTGCTGGGAAATGCTCCCATGAGATTGTGCCACCCATGGGCATGGACTTGGTTGAGATGGTCCCATCTGTTGGGACACGCTCCCATGACATGGTGCCATCCATGGGCACGGACTTGGTTGAGATGGTCCCATCTGTTGGGACACGCTCCCATGACATGGTGCCATCCATGGGCATGGACTTGGTTGAGATGGTCCCATCTGTGAGCACTGACTTGGTCGAAATGGTCTCATCTGTTGGAACATGTGCCCATGAGATGGTGTCATCCTTGGGAATAGATTTGGTCAACATGGTGCCACCCATGGGCATGGACTTGGTCGAGATGGTCCCATCTGTTGGAACATGCTCCCATGACATGGTCCCATCCATGGGTGTGGACTTGGTTGAGATGGTCTCATCTGTGGGCATTGACTTGGTCGAGATGGTCCCATCTGCTGGAACATGCTCCCATGAGATGTTCCCATCTGTGGGCATTGACTTGGTCAAGATGGTCCCACCCATGGGTGTGGACGTGGTTGAGATGGTTCCATCCGTGGGCAAGGACTTGGTCGAGATGGTCCCATCTGTGGGAACATGCTCCCATGAGATGGTGTCATCCTTGGGAATCGACTTGGTCAGCATGGTCCCATCTGTTGGAGAAGGCTCCCATGACATGGTCCTATACATGGGCACAGACTTGGTCAAGATGATCCCACCTGCTGGGACATGCTCCCATGAGATGGTCTCATCCATGGGCAAGGACTTGGTCAACATGGTCCCATCTGGGGGTGTGGGCTTGGTCAAGGTGGTTCCATCTGTTGGGACATGCACCCATGACAtggtcccatgggtgggcaCGGACTTCGGTGCGATGGTCCCAAAGGTGGGCATGGACGTGGGCGCGATGGTCCCAAAGGTGGGCAGGTGCTCGTGCGAGACGCTCCTGTCCACGGCCCCACACCCGTGGGGCTCCTGCCAGAAGCCCCCACCCAGGGCCACGTCCTTGTACGAGAAGCTCCCACCTGTGGGCAACGTGGTCCCACCGGGTGGTGGGTGCTCACAGGAGATGCTCCCGCCCACGGGCACGGACTGGGGCGAGCTGGTCCCATGGGTGGCCACGGGCTCGTGTGGGGTGCTCCTGGACGTGGGGATGGGCTCGGAGGTGGTGGTCCCATGGGTGGCCAAGTGCTCGCGTGAAATGGTCCCATACGTGGAGATGGATTCGGCGGAGGTGGTCCTATGGGTGTCCACGTGCTCGTGTGAGGTGCTCCCATACGTGAAGGTGGACTTGGAGGAGGTGGTCCCATGGGTGGCCCCATG from Anser cygnoides isolate HZ-2024a breed goose chromosome 26, Taihu_goose_T2T_genome, whole genome shotgun sequence includes these protein-coding regions:
- the ASTL gene encoding astacin-like metalloendopeptidase, whose translation is MAGLWLGLGGLLGLLAGVAGQREAPDPTETPQGDAILSINRALTPLQAPGPGTLLEGDIVRADPSRAFAAANPKWPKRRGLVWIPYMLSERFDPSSTRVLEEALGDLARLTCVRFVPRAHQRDFVVIAPMGGCFSSVGRAGGPQLLSLAPPCLQGGKGVALHELLHAVGFGHEHSRPDRDAFISIAWSHVLPGFEGNFVKSRSANTLVGYDYSSVLHYGRYAFSRGAEPTITPLQDPRAVLGQRRGLSASDVARVNRLYGCPQGPLTSGTPLSVGTRTEATGGVTAPTAEVTAPARCAGTGATTASP
- the LOC125181002 gene encoding PH and SEC7 domain-containing protein 4-like; this translates as MPGGHCARGGGVAQGPAPPPASPRPDTEELPPESGQEPPPDPPASTHGCQPGGPGGRGDAQRLAARLFHLDGFKKSQVASFLRKNNEFSSLVAQEYLELFQFGGQPLDRALRTFLQALVLTGETQERERILGHFSRRFHRCNPGAFPSPDAVHSLTCAIMLLNTDLHGPRLGRAMTSGEFVANLSGMMDGQDFPKEMLKALYNSIRTEKLEWAADEEEEEEEPGGGPAPPRKSSTPFVELPRQDGATTYRRGWLARKVLAEADGKKAPWGRRGWKPFHTVLKGTLLYFLKAGTPRRGPDPPGTPPAEAEEPLGVHHALAERASKYTKRPHVFRLQTADQRVLLFQAPSEEEMSSWISRINLVAALFSSPPFPAAVGSQRRFARPILPAAPSRSPPEEQHRAHEAWMERVAQELFEHQRNLPEKRGRARDLDEYRVKKEYLLYERRRYETYVQVLETWINSGAQDLEGWEAQAGAVAAPPEPPNLTKAHSSPSLAPESAPPAGVRVKRNISERRTVRKVIPKRNKNLL
- the LOC136786954 gene encoding uncharacterized protein; amino-acid sequence: MEPGGGRPPGALAAQDAIVFSEAAPPAAGTPGPPLPAPADVFWASLVQAQLCVWDLQGAIDGQHGDTGGTHGGGTHGSGGTAGGGGGTHGSDRGHQGGSHQRVPTHGTSSSEPVPAYGGAPVGRVGTHGSSSPLCTSGGGSTLMEHPSRGAACESFSPVDVGGSISHEHVDGHGTTVATYGTTSSESIPTYGSTLAEHVATHGTISSESIFTYGSTSHEHMTTHGTTSSESIFTYGSTSHEHGATHGTTSSKSTFTYGSTSHEHVDTHRTTSAESISTYGTISREHLATHGTTTSEPIPTSRSTPHEPVATHGTSSPQSVPVGGSISCEHPPPGGTTLPTGGSFSYKDVALGGGFWQEPHGCGAVDRSVSHEHLPTFGTIAPTSMPTFGTIAPKSVPTHGTMSWVHVPTDGTTLTKPTPPDGTMLTKSLPMDETISWEHVPAGGIILTKSVPMYRTMSWEPSPTDGTMLTKSIPKDDTISWEHVPTDGTISTKSLPTDGTISTTSTPMGGTILTKSMPTDGNISWEHVPADGTISTKSMPTDETISTKSTPMDGTMSWEHVPTDGTISTKSMPMGGTMLTKSIPKDDTISWAHVPTDETISTKSVLTDGTISTKSMPMDGTMSWERVPTDGTISTKSVPMDGTMSWERVPTDGTISTKSMPMGGTISWEHFPADGTILTKSMPTDGTMSWEHVPTDGTISTKSVPTEGTISTKSEPVGGTILWAHVPADGTISTKSMAMDGRILPESTPVDGSISPKSTDGTFLPKPTPVDGTISPMDGTFSPKPMDETTSPKPTPVDDTIPQDAVPTNATILPSPPDPKRSEEEEEEEEEEEEEEEEEQDNDEDEEEEEEDLEEEEPLFHTNPLFCSRAPLYRPHLPPLRITELDIAGAPTMGGTQEVAVAAGGGSTSPMEQGLAFSSPPELTPVGGHQDPPPESPGGGNPAPPSPKCPPDLAPAGGDWDPPSLLRPLDLPQPSPPAPPDLPPKSPPAPLDLPAPPAPPDLPPPSPPAPPDQPPPSPPAPLDLPPPNPVAPPDLPPPTRGTPAPPLPP